The following coding sequences lie in one Populus trichocarpa isolate Nisqually-1 chromosome 14, P.trichocarpa_v4.1, whole genome shotgun sequence genomic window:
- the LOC7486795 gene encoding homeobox-leucine zipper protein ATHB-7, whose amino-acid sequence MFDGGEYSPSATEPFSCLNSVTTSRKKKNKIKRRFSDEQIKSLETMFESETRLEPRKKMQLARELGLQPRQVAIWFQNKRARWKSKQLERDYSMLRANYNSLASRFETLKKEKQALAIQLQKLNDLMKKPVEEGECCGQGAAVNSSEGESENGDATKGESETKPRLSIEQPEHGLGVLSDEDSSIKVDYFELEEEPNLMSMVEPAEGSLTSQEDWGSIDSDGLFDQSSSGYQWWDFWA is encoded by the exons ATGTTTGATGGAGGAGAATATTCTCCTTCAGCAACAGAGCCTTTTAGCTGCTTGAACAGTGTCACAACCTccagaaagaagaagaacaagattAAAAGGAGGTTTAGCGATGAGCAGATTAAATCATTGGAAACTATGTTCGAATCGGAAACAAGGCTTGAGCCTCGAAAGAAGATGCAGTTGGCAAGAGAGCTTGGGTTGCAACCACGACAGGTTGCGATATGGTTTCAGAATAAGAGAGCTAGATGGAAGTCTAAGCAACTCGAAAGAGACTACAGCATGCTACGAGCTAATTACAACAGCTTGGCTTCCCGGTTTGAGACTCTGAAGAAAGAGAAGCAAGCGTTGGCGATACAG TTGCAGAAGCTAAATGATCTGATGAAGAAGCCGGTAGAGGAAGGAGAGTGTTGTGGCCAAGGAGCTGCTGTGAACAGCAGTGAGGGCGAATCGGAGAATGGAGACGCAACCAAGGGTGAATCAGAAACGAAACCTAGATTGTCAATTGAACAACCAGAGCATGGATTAGGAGTCCTTTCAGATGAAGATAGCAGCATAAAGGtagattattttgaattagAAGAAGAACCGAACCTAATGAGTATGGTGGAACCGGCTGAAGGATCATTGACATCACAAGAAGATTGGGGGAGTATAGACTCCGATGGCCTCTTCGATCAATCAAGCAGTGGATATCAGTGGTGGGATTTCTGGGCTTGA